The nucleotide window CCATCCGCTGTGGGCCCCCAACGGCGCCGTACTCACCAATGCCTTCCCCAATGCCGGACATCGCCACCACATGGGCATCTGGAACCCCTGGACACATACCCTCTTTGAAGGCCGCGAAACAGACTTCTGGAACGTACAGAAAAAAGAAGGAAAAGTACGCTTTGTAAAAATGGAAACGATTACCTCCGGCAACGTATGGTGCGGATTTAACGCCCTGCAGGAACATGTCGCCTTCCTTAAAAACGGTACAGAAAAAACAGCCATCAACGAAACCTGGAAAGTACGTGCCTATGCTGCCACCCATCAGGGCCGGCGCCGCTGCTGGGACCTCAGCTCCGTGTTCAGCTGTGCTGGTGACAGCGCTGTTACCCTGCTGCAATACCGCTATGGAGGCGGATTTGGTCTGCGTACTACTCCTGCCTTCACCGCTAAAACAAGCGAAATGCTCACCTCCGAAGGCAAAACCCGTAAGAATGCCGACAGCACCCGCGCACGCTGGGTGAAAATCACCGGTACCACTCCACAAGGCAAAGCCGGCCTGCTCATCATGAACGCTCCCACCAACTATGACTCCCCCGAACCACTCCGGGTTTGGCCCGAAGATATGGAAGGCGGCGAGCTGATGCTGAACTATTCTCCTACTAAAATGAAATCATGGAAGATTACTAACGGCAATGTATATACGCTTACCTATCGCGTAATGGTATACGACGGTGATATCACACCGCAGGAGGCCGAAGAAGCCTGGAAAGACTTCGCTTTCCCGCCTGTTGTCACAAAAGAATAACAGGCAATTTTGCCGTTTCATGCTTTTTACTTTACTTCGCCAGGTGAAGAATTGACCCATCCTTCGGTAACCCCGGAGCTTTTCCAGGACCAGGCTTTAGATCACCCCTTAGATGTATTGAAAAACTATTTGTAACCATATGAGAAGTCTACAGGAACTTAAGGCAACTTTAACCGCCATCCACGATAAAGATAAAAAGCAGCTATATACAGCCATGATCACCGCAGAAGTAGCGGCGCTGATCTTACTGGCACTGGTGATCAACACCCTGGCAAAAAGCGGCGCTGAAATACCATTGATCCTGAAATTAATGCTGGGACTAATGGCTGTCGGACCAGTCGTGCCTTATGCCATCATGCTGGTACAAATAGCAAACAGACTGCAGAAAATAGATGAATTCACAGACCTCTTAGGTAAAGGAGAAACCATCAGCAACCTCCAGACCTATACTGATTATAAACTGATCCTTCCACTGCGCCTGATCCGTATAAGACTCTTCCCTATGGAATATGCACAGATTGTAATCGGCCCCGGCAGAAAGACTTTTAAACTACCATTGTCCGAAGAAAATGTACAACCTTTCCGGGCTTTTGTCAGCAATATTCCAACCGGTACCATTGTAGGAAATAACCCGTCCGCCAACTGGTCTGTTAACTAAACAACACTGCCCACAGGCTGTTATAACAGTATGAAAACACTCGAAGAATTTAATGCATTTGTAGATCAGCAACTGCAGACTCAGCTGCAGCAACTGGAGACACGACGCCTGGCCGGCCGTGCCTGGGTACGCCGTATGCGTATCCTCGGCGTATTACCGATGATCCTGTTTTTTATCTTCCTGATGTGGGTCGTGATCCCCCAGGAGGAACATACCAAGGTCAATTCAACAAGCGTCATCCTTTACCTCGTCGGTGGTATCATCCTCACCCTCGCACTGAGTTTTGGAATTCGCCGCTACATGCTGCAGCAGAAAGGCGCACAGGAAATGATAGATTATGAGCAGGACTTCAAAAATACAGTGGTGAAACCGATCGTCGCCTTCATCAACCCAACCTTCACCTATCAACCCCTGAACCATGCCAGTTACGATGAATTTACGGAAAGTGGCCTCTTTGCGCGAAAAGACTATAACGTCAGCGGGAATGATCAGGTATTTGGCAAAGTAGGAGAGATGAGCTTTCAATGTTGCGATCTGAAAGTCACCAGTATGCCGGCACTAACCCTGCGCGGACTGGGGCCGGATGTAGTGTTTGAAGGGACCTGGTTTGTGGCACAGTTTCCCCGTTATTTCAACGCACCAGTGTATATAGTCTCCCGCAGTGCTATGGCTGACAACCTGCTGTCTTCCGGTAATACGGAGGCTGAATATATTGAAACCTGGAACCTGGGGAAAAAGGTGACTGCCTCTGATACCGCTTTCAACCGGCTGTTTATCGTCTTCGCCAAAGACCCGGATGAAGCACAGCAGCTGCTGACTTCCGAATTGCAGGAACGTATTATCCGGCTGCAGGAACGTTCGCAGGCACCATTGTTTATTTCTTTTTACAACAACCGTATCTATATCGGTATTGGCCATGGCCACGACTACTTTGAAGCAGGGCTGCAGGAATCATTGGCCGACCGGCGGGTACTGACTAATTATTATATGGATTTGGTTCACCTCCTGCAGATAATAGAAGACCTGCAGCAGAACGGTCAGATCTGGACATCAACAGCTTTTACCCGCTCCTGAGGATACAGGTAAAATACGTATAGCCATCTAAGTTAGTGTAGTGTTATGCTTCTTCCTCTTCTTCCTCCAGTATTTGTGGCTGCATCAATGCCTGGACTTTGGATTTTTTCAGTTTATCTACTTCTTCCTTCCAGTCCTTGCCAAATATACGGATCATCCTTTCGTTGATTTCCTGTACGATGGAAGTGAGTTTATTCGTATAGGCGTAGTTGTAATAGTCGGCTGCAATAAAACTATATACTGAAGAGGTTACCTCATCATCGGTCATGGGAATACCAGATTGGTAGGCCTTTTCCAGCAATGGGTAATAACGGCTGCTGTCTTTGCGCCGGCTGATGTCTACGGCCAGATACCAGGCCATAACGGCTTGCGGAAGAAACTGATGCTGTTCGGCCAGTACAGCCTGTTGCTGGTACCAGTCGATAGCAGTGGAATAGTTGCGCCTGATTTGTGCATAGGCCCCCTGGTAGCCATAAGCCTGTATCAACAGCGACAGACATGCCGCATCTCCCTGTTGTAAGCCCTGTTTGGCAATACGCGCGCCTTTTTCCAGCAGTTGCGGAAGCAATGGATCACGTTTGAAATTAAATAACATACCCGCATAAGAAAGATGGGCAGTAGCAAATAGTCCTTTATTGCCGCTTCTCTGCGTAGTGTCGAGCATACGCTGGCCCCAGTAGTGCATACGCTGAAGGTCCTTGTCTTTGGCCGCATTGCCCATTTCAAAAAGACATTTGCGGAAAGATATTTCCGGATCGTTGGGATTGCCTGCAGTAGCCAGTTTCTGGATGGCATCGGCCAACTGCAGTGGAATATGCATAGACAGTATCTGTCCGGGAAATGGACGGTCATTGATTTGCAGATAGTCTTTCCCTACATGATCTACCACAGTGAGTTTTATACCGGCGGGGATACCGGTTTTAAGCAGGCGGGTAAGCCAGCTGGTAAAGCTACGGGTATCACTTACCTGCCGGGGAAGTAATGCCAGCACGAGTTCCCTGGGCTGATGGGGCAATGCTTCGCGGAAAGATTGTAATAGCTGTAACAACAGTTTGTCCTGTGGCTGATAGGAAGATAGCTGCCGGTAAGGAGTGGCATCCCATTGCAGTGTGCTGCCTTTCTCCTGCATGGACTGCAACAATTCGGTACTGTTATCGTATGTTTCCAGCCAGTCTTTGATAATGGCTGCGCTAAAGGTGTCTTCGTCGTCAAAAGAGGTCAGGTGGGTGACAAATACTTCATCCAGCTGCCCATGGGGAGAAGATTCCAGCTTGAAGAATCCTTCGTATAGTCTGGCTTCTTCGGGTTGTATCATAAGGCGTACCAGACGCAGTGTCTCTTTGCCGGTGACAGCTTTGCGCCAGTGTGACTGTATTTTGTTAATCTCCAGTGCTATCGGATTATGTTCGTTCATCAGCAGTTGAGGTTTACCATGCCACCGTTAATATCAGTGGTCGCGTTTCCGTTGACTTTAATTTTTGTGCCTTCTATAGATACCTGTGTCTCGCCGGTTGTTTGGTGATGCAGCGCGCTCATCTTCATGTTGGCATTACTTTTCATGTCATGTAATGTTACTGCGGTAGATTCTATTTTGTCGGCGCCGCTGACAATTTTATTGGATTCATTGTCTACCGTGATTTGTGCAGCCCCTTCACCGATGATCACTTTTTTAGTGCCTTTCAGATGTATTTCCTTGGAAAGGAACTCTATCTTGTTAGGTGCGTCCACCACAATTTTATCTTCGGTTTTAACGGTCACCAGTGTTTGTGATTTTACAGTGATATTGCCGGAGCCGTCCATGATCATGGTGCTACCATTTTTATCGGTGACGGTGACGCTGCCGGTGTTGTCATCCAGCTGAATGAGGTTGCCACTGCGGGTTTTGATGGCCTTCATATTGTTTTGCGCATCGCCATAGCCGCTTTTGGCTTTGCCATTGAATTTACTGCCCAGTATAAAAGGCATTTCGGCATTGCCACCTTCAAATCCCACTACTACTTCTTCTCCTACTTCAGGTACAAAGTGGAAGCCGGTGCCACCGCCGGCGGCGGGGGATGCCTGGCGTATCCAGGGACTCATATCATTCTGTTGCTGCCAGAAGAACTGTACTCTTACCCTTCCCAGTTTTTCGGGGTCGTTGTTGTCTTTCACGATGGCGCTCTGCATATCTGCTTTGGGCACCAGATGCGGATTACTATATGGTGGCACTTTTACATCTGCGGGAATAGCAGTAAAAGAGCAGTAGTAGTTGCCGGGTGTGCTGGCATGATGTGTGGCGGATATAACGGTGTAGGCGCTTTGTCCGCTGTCGCCTGCAATGCTGATGCGCTGGCCGGGCATGACCGGCAGCTCGCTGATACCGCTTACCCGTACAAAGGCTGCTGCTGTTGCTTTGCTCTGCACCTCCTTTACCTGTTTGAGTTCATCCTGGGTATAACCGTGATGTACAAACGTTTGTTTGCGGGAAGAAGAGCTGTATAGGTCGTCGGAGGCGGCGGCAGACAGGTGCATCAGTGGATGGGAACCGGTTGCTGCTTTCTGTGATTTTTCGCTCAGGGGAGATGCTTTAAGCATATCATATGACACGTAGTTGATCCGCTGTGGTGTAATGGCAGCTACGGTTTTCAGCTGATGCAGGGTCACATTCTTAGTGAGCTTTACTTCTTTTTTCTGTATATCACCGATCACCAGGGCATTGCCATCATAATACATCCATTCGCCATAGCGGGCGGATATCCTGGCGAGGAAGTCGAAGTCTGTTTCGTTGTATTGCACACAGTAAGGCAAGGTTCCTTTGTGGGCCGGTACCACCTGTGTTTTAAGCAGGCTGGAGTTGGCATCCTGTAAGGCGCCCTGGATCACCTGCTGTAAGGATTGCTGATAAAAGGAGGTGCTTTGCGGCACATCATCGAGCAGGATAGTAGGACTGACGCCTGATACCTGGAATCCGACAGCGGCGCCATCTTCTTCAAGAACCGCCATGCTGGTAATAAGGCCTTTGAAGCGGAAGTCGTCGAAGCTGATGGAAATGCCTTTGCCTATATATTTTTCAATGATTTCCTGCTGATAGGAAAGATCGCTGCTTAAACGGCCGGGACGCCATAGAAAACTGAAGTAATGATGGCTGCCGACTGCCTGTTCGAGGGTTACATTTTTAAACTCCACCGGACTGGCATAACCTTCTATGCCTATTGTCGATTTGTTCAGAAATTTATCGTCACCCATAGTATTCAGGTTTAAAAAAAATTATCAATAAAAGAAGTGGTGCCCATCAGTCCCTGGGGTTGACCCTGATGATACCGGTTTTGCTGAGATCAATGCCACTGCCGTTGATCTCTTCCACGTTGAGGGGAATAAAATATTTATAGGGTTGTTTGCTGGCATCGCCTGAAAATGATGGCCGATAGGTATTATCGCTGAGATGAAAGCCTGCAGCCTGTGTTTCCCGGTGCCGGTTGTAGTCATCCAGTATCCCGCTGAGGATCCTGTAGCCACCTCTTTGTTCATGGATGACCAGAGGGGCTGCGTCGATATCGTTGTGGATGAAGCCATCAGAAGAAATATGCTGATGAGGGAGCATGTTCCTTTGGCGCGCTGGTATTGTGGGATGTGTATCCGTTACAGTTGGCCGCATAAGGGCGATCATGCTGCCTTTGGCTATATCGAGTATGAAGGTGCCTATCTCCTGTGCATATACGCCCAACAGGTTGTTTTGCAGCTGGCAGTAGATGTGGGAGGCAGGTATCAGTGTTTTGGTGAGGCCGCTGTTAAGCAGTATAACCGGCAGGTGCAGAGACATCGCAGTGAGGCCCTGACTCAGCTGTTGCTGTTCGGTCTGTGAGATGTCTGACAGGGCACGCTGCAGTGCTGTCAGGATAAACCTGGCCACCACCTTGATGTTTTCAGGAATATGCTCCATGGCCTAGTCCTCCCATTTTCTTTTGAAGGCGACGTTGCCGATTTTAAGTTCCCGGGCAGAGATGACAATATGGGTGATCATGGGGCTGGCGCCGGAGTGATGGTAACTTTCATGAAACTGTACACAGATACCTTCTGTAAACTCCACGGTGCGAAGGCTGGAATCATGGTCACGGCGTTTAAACACAATGGTGCCATCTCTTTTTTCTTCCGGTGAAATCATCCATTGCACCAGGTCTGTTTCACGGGCTGATTCCAGTACCAGTGAGATGGTGCCGCCACGGGGCATGGTGCTGGGTTTGCCAATAGCATCAGTACTCTGTGAAAAACCATAGTTACACTCCAGCACATTGGCTGTTTTCCCACCTATGATAAGTTCTGCCTTAAAAGACATAAAAAAATGCGTTTTTTTAGTGTTAACAATCCGGTTGTCCTGTCAAGAGGCATTACGGCTGATATATAATTGCAGTAATTGTTATAACTGAAAAGGGTAAACGGTAGACCTGTGAAAGTTCAGGCCGCTGCTTGGTTCCGGGCAAAAGGTCTTTTCCATGGTGTTAATTTATGGATGTCAGAGGTCTTTTCAATAAAGGTTGATACGAAAATAATTATTCTCCTGCATAAATAGTGTAGGTGATTGTTATTTATTTTAGGTAGATGATTTTGACGATTATTTAATGACTATAACATATTTAATAGGTAGACATCCTTTCTATGTTTTGGGGAGAAATAGCTTAATGAAAAATTTATACATTAGAATAATATTTAAAATATAAAATTTATCTTGATGGAATAAAAGAAAGTGCTAATCTCTGAAATCGTTTATGGTATTACGTTAGATGAGTGTCGGTAGTCGTTCCCCTTTGAGTGTTATATTCAAAATAAATGTTTGTAAAAAAAATAATATTAGCTTCCAGATAGAATTTATTGCACTTTCAATTTTATGTAAATGTTTTCGCAGTATCTTTACCCAACTGCTTTTGTTAAGCAGCGGTGCAGTTGTAATTGTTAACTTTGTTTTGGAAAAACCTTGAATCATCCAAATGACCCTTTCAACACTGACCATATTCAGCGCTGAATTGCAATCCGCTATCAGGATTGCTAAAGCCATTGCTAAAGAACATCACCACGTGCAGTATGCTCCTGCGCACCTGCTCCGCGCAGCCATGCACAAGGAGGTAGGCCTTGCGCCCGTATTGCATCAGATGGATATTGATGTATATTATCTGGAAGAATGGGCTGAAGTCAGGTTGGATGAATTACCCCGTACATCCCGCACCGTAGATGAAGCAGAACCCGATGATGCCGCTGCGGCTGTATTGCAGGAAGCCCTAAGTATTGCACAGGACACAGATAAGTCAGAAACAGATGCCTGGTGTCTCCTGATAGCCCTCTGCACACCCGGTGTAGGCTTCTCTTACGAACAACTGAAATCCTTTCCGTTTACCCGCGATCAGCTGATCGCTGCCAGTCGTCAGGGTAAAAACAGCCAGGGTGGCCATCAGCAGCATACCGCTCCTTCCGTGAAACCGGCATCGCTGAAGTACGTATATCGTATGACCGATCCGCAGTTACTGCAAGCTTACCATCCGGTAATTGCAAGAGACGGAGATATCCGTGTACTGACGGAGGTGCTTACCCGTAAGGACCGTGCCAGCGCACTTATCATAGGAGAAGGAGGAGTGGGGAAAACATCCCTGGTGGAGGGGCTGGCCCATGCCATTGCCCGGAAACAGGTACCGCTGCAGTTACAATCATCCGATTTATACGCATTGGACTACGGCACCTTTATCGCAGGCGCAGCCTATAAAAATGAACTGGAAGACAGACTGCTTCAGATCATTCAACAACTGAAACAAACAGGCAGGCATATACTCTTTATTGACAACCTGCACACCCTGCTGGACAAACAGTCCGGCGGCGGTATGGCCAATGTGATCAAAGCCTCTCTGGGCAAAGGGGAGATCATCCTGATCGGTACCACTACCCCCGAAGGTTTCCGTAAACTGATAGAGCCTGATGCTATCCTGCGGCATCGTTTTGAAACCATTAACCTCAACGAGCCCGATGAAGCACAGGCTGTTCGTATGATCGCCGCCGTCATGCCTGTATACGAGAGCTTTTACCGGTTGCAGGTGCCTTCTGAATCTGTCAGTGAAGCGATCCGTCTTTCCCGGCGCTACTTGAAGGAACGTTGCCTCCCCGACAGTGCTATCAACCTGCTGGACCGTACCATGGCCGGTATCCGTGCCATGCAGGACACAGGAACCCCTTTGCTGCTGACACTGAAAGAGGAACTGGCAACCCTCAGCAGTAAGGATAACTTACAGCCGGAAGACCTGCATTGGTTTTTAAGACAGATGACTGAAAGACTGGGCGCACTGTTGTCCGGTAAATTGCATATGGATGCTGCAATCAGCAAAATGACCGATACCGCCGCCTTACAAGCTGCCCTGCAACAGCTGCTGGTACAGCTGGAAGAGGTGGTATCCGTACAACATACTGCCGTATCACCCGTAGACCTGGCCACCACCATCGCCGGGATGACAGGTATACCGCTGGGCAAAATCCAGTCGCAGGAAAGAGAGCGCCTGGTAGCCATGGATCTGCATCTGCGTAAAAGAGTAGTAGGTCAGGACCATGCCCTCAAAACCGTGGCCGACGCTATTCTGGAGTCAAGGTCCGGCCTGAGCAGGCCTGGCCAGCCTATCGGCTCTTTCTTTTTTCTGGGGCCTACCGGCACCGGTAAAACAGAACTGGCCAAATCACTGGCAGACTTCCTCTTCCAGGACGAACGATGCATGATCCGCTTCGATATGTCCGAATTTAAGGAAGAACATGCGGCTGCCCTGTTATATGGCGCGCCGCCGGGATATGTTGGATATGAAGAAGGAGGCCTGCTGGTCAATAAGATACGGCAACAGCCCTACGCAGTAGTATTATTCGATGAGATAGAAAAAGCCCATCCTTCTGTATTTGATATCTTCCTGCAGATCATGGATGAAGGAAAATTACACGACAGGCTGGGAAAAACGGGAGACTTCTCCAACGCCCTGGTGCTCTTTACCTCCAATATCGGTAGCGACGCCATCGCCAGCTCTTTCCAGCAGGGAGTTATCCCGCCATCACAACAACTGATGGAGCTGATGGCCCGCCACTTCAGGCCCGAGTTTCTGGGAAGGCTCACGGAGATCGTGCCTTTCGGCCCCATCCAGCAGGAAAATGTGGAAAAGATATTCGATATCCATCTGCAACATCTCCTGCATCTGCTGCTGCAACAACAGATCACGCTGACGGTTACACCGGAAGCCCGGAAACACCTCGCCATGATGGGATACTCTCCCCGCTATGGCGCCCGCCCACTGCGGGAAGTCATCCGAGGCCAGCTCCGTAAACCACTGTCCCGCATGATCATCGACGGCAGCCTCCAAAAGGATATGAACGTTACGCTCGACCTGAAAGATGACAAACTGGACTGGTCTATCAACTAAAGCAAAAAAACCTCAAACAATAAAGCGGCTTTTGATAACCGGCTCCCCGGAACACAAAACCACCGCTACTAAATTTGGAAAATCTCAAAATGTTTTGTTATGAATGACAACTACGGAATTGGTGGCACAGAAGTCAAACTGGACGCCAATGAAGCCATTGCGGAAATATCGCATAACCGCACACTGTTTGCTGAAAAACTCACCCAGCAAGCACCTGTAAAGCCTGAAATCGTGGAAGGGCTTACTTCCGTGGAAGCCGTTTTTGAACACTTCAAGCCTAGTGTGAATGTCAGCTTCAATGATGCAGAAGGACGCCCGGTACCGGAAAAACTCCAGTTCCACCACCTCGGCGATTTCGGTGTAAAAGGCATCACTGAACAAAGCGCTTTCCTCAATGACCTGGCCACTGAGAAAGAGCAATACCTCAAAATCATGAAAAACCTGAAAACAAACAAAATCCTTAAATCAGCGCTCGCTGATCCGGATGCCAGACAGGCTATGCTGAGTGCTATACGCAGTATGCTCAAAGACCTGAATACAAAATAGTTAACAGTTCCCCCTATCCCGGAACATAATATCATTTCTTATGGCAGAATTACAGAAAAACGAGGAACTGCAAAACCAGCAAAGTGCCGGTCAACCTTCAGCACAAAAAGAAGCCAGCCTCTCCCAAAACGTGGAGGAACTGGCCAAATACGGCGGCTTTGATCTCCTCGAAGCAGCCATCGAAGGAGCACAGAACCTCAACCCCGAACGCAAAGCACGCCGTAATATCTTTCTCACGGAAGCAGGTAAAAAATCTGAAAGAGATAAACTCAAAAAAACACTTTCCCTCTGGGAAAAAGTACTCTCCGAAGCCACTGAACTCCCCGATATGGTGGAGTTCTGCAATAACCACGCTGCAGAATCAGAACAGGTGCTGAATAAAAACCTGGGCGAAGCCGTAGATAGCACCCGCGAACTGGAACAGGCCTACCGCAACGTAGCACTGTTTTTCAAAAATACCGAGTCTGACAAAGTGAAAAACATATCTTTCATCAACGTTGAACTCGACCAGCTGAAAGACCTCGATAACACCCGCTTTATTGACGCAGTACAGGCTGAACTGGTGAATAACTACGACAGACTTGACCTGCGCAGCAACTACAGCCTCCTCGTAGTACCCGGTTATCTGGGCTCCAACAAGGTGCTGGAAAAATGGGCCAAAATCGCACACGAAAACAAAGTGATGCTGGTGACCGACTTCGCTCACCTCGATGCTCCGGACGACGTAATGGAGATGTTTGAACTGGCCAACCTCACCGGTGGCGAAATACACCGCTCCAATGTGATCATGTCGTGCAACTGGCTCGTAGGCCGCGGTAAATTTGATGAAGTGGGAGAGGAAGACCACCTCTATGTGCCTCCTTCCGGCGCCCTCGCAGGTAAGATCTATAAAACACTCATGTCGCAGGTAACCGCCGGTAAAAAATTCGGCGGCATGAATGAAGTAGATGGCGTACGCTTTGAACTGAAGAAAAGCGAAATCGCCAGCCTCGAAAAAATGGGCCTGGTACCCATGGTAAAAGAATACGGAAAAGTAATGGCTTTCAGTGCCAAAACACTGTTCAACGGCGATAACCTCGGCCTGCAGACCTATTCCGTAGTAAGAGTGTTCGACTTCGTTACCAAAGTATTGATGGACTTCCTGAACCGTCGCGCATTTGAAAACTTCAACGCCAACACCCGTAAAGACCTCATGAAACAGATCATTCGTTTCCTCGATGGTATCACCGGGCCGGACAAACTGATTGAAGATTTTAACATACGCCGGTTTGAACAGGACCCTGTTCAGAAAGACCGTATCCACCTGGATATTCATCTGAAGCCTTACTTCCCCGCCAAAAACTTCCTCATCAAAATGGAAGGACAAAAAGGAGATGATGCTGCAGACTGGGATACTACCTATGAGCAGGATAAATAACGGGAAAATTACTCCCTGAAACGCTATCACCTGTCATCGTTGAAAAATGGTCTGGTTTTATAACTTCACTGACCTGCAACGCTGACTGGTGATGGCAATAAGCAATTTTATTCCGGTTGTTTTTCAGGTAGATGAACAGCCTGAGAGCCAACTAACATCGTTTAAGTATTTAAGACAATGAAATCGGTGCGCAGTATTTTATTTTGTTTGTTAATTGCAGGAACAGCCCCGGCAACAATGGCACAGTCGGTAGGGAAAGTCGATACTGTACTGACCAAAAAGGGCGCCTCTACCCTTATCACCAGCGGATCGGCTATCACCACATTCCAGATCGGCGATGGTAATAACCCTGACTATGACTACCGTATAGTAGATGGTAATATGGCGGTAATAAGGCCTAAAACGGCCTCTCCCAGGCCTACCAATCTGATCATCAGGGAAGGGGAGAATATTCATTACCTGATCCTCGCTTACCGCGAAAACGTGGATTTATCCAAGCTGAAGTACATGTTGTCAAAGAAGCCGAAAGAAACGGCAGTAGCCGCTGGTCCGGAACTTCGTCGTGGCGACAAGGATTCCGGTAAACAGTCCACTGGCCTCAAACTTCCGGAAGAAGACGGCAGCGCGCCGCTCATCAGCGTGGATACGGTCACTGTCAGCGTGATTGCAGAAGATTTCCGCAGAGACAGTAAAGTGAATCATCAGTATGAAGTGAAGGTGGAAGGTGTCAGCATTGGCTACGCCAAAGCCATGACCCTCAGCGATCTCAATTACTTCTGCTTCCATATCAAAAACAAAAACAAGGAGCCTTACGAATACGTAAAAGCGACGCTGCTGCACAAGGAAAAGAAAGATTCCTCTATGTTGCATACCATGCCGCTGCTGTATAAAAAAGGCCCTGGTACCATTGATGCACATGGAGAAGTGCAGGAAGTATTTGTAGTGCCTTCCAGAACGTTTAAAAAGGATGATGAGATCATTATTGTGCTGGAACCGGTAGAAAATAAACCACAACTGGTATTGTATGTACCTGCCAGCACGCTGCCCAAGTACATGTTGACGAAATAACAAAGCATGAAACGCTGCTATCTTACAGTGTTGCTCGTTTGTTGTTTGCTGTGCACAGGAATGGCGCAGCAGATAGATTTTTGTGGAGAAGTGGTACCCATGGAAAGGGATTTTGTGTCTTTCCGCCTGATGGATGTTATCAAAAGAAACCTCCGCTACCAGGGCTACCTGCCGGCATTGCGCTCCAAGGCAGAAATGTTTTTTCCCGTCATAGAACCTATCCTGCAGCAGTATGGAGTGCCGCTGGATTTCAAATACCTGCCTATCGTGGAGAGCGGACTTACCAACGCCACCTCCCCGGTAGGCGCCCAGGGCGTATGGCAGATCATGCCCGGTACTGCCGCTGAGCTGGGGTTGACAGTCAGTGCAGGCTATGATGAAAGAAACCATCTGATCAAAGCTACCCATGCGGCTTGTAGGTTGATACGGACATTGCACGATCAGTTAAACTCATGGACCCTGGCCGCCGCGGCGTATAATGCAGGCGCCGGTAATATCTCCAAAAATATCCGCCGTCAGGGCAGCAGCGACTATTATCAACTGCTGCTGAACAACGAAACGGCCCAGTATATCTACAAAATCATCGCTATTAAACAACTGTTCGAAAGCCCTGAGTTATATATGCCGGGCTTCGGATATAACGTGTTTGCCAAATCCGGCAGCACAGGTTCTGTATTTGCCAGGCCGCAAACACCGCTATCCGGCAATGTCAAAGATTTTAATACCATCCGTATCAATGTGGGTGGAAAAGCGCTGCCACGGAAAACAACAGCTGTTTATGCTGCCCGCCTGCAAAACAATGCCGGATTCAAAGACGGTGAGCTGGTCAGCATCCGCATGCTTGATAATATGC belongs to Chitinophaga sp. HK235 and includes:
- a CDS encoding DUF5458 family protein, yielding MAELQKNEELQNQQSAGQPSAQKEASLSQNVEELAKYGGFDLLEAAIEGAQNLNPERKARRNIFLTEAGKKSERDKLKKTLSLWEKVLSEATELPDMVEFCNNHAAESEQVLNKNLGEAVDSTRELEQAYRNVALFFKNTESDKVKNISFINVELDQLKDLDNTRFIDAVQAELVNNYDRLDLRSNYSLLVVPGYLGSNKVLEKWAKIAHENKVMLVTDFAHLDAPDDVMEMFELANLTGGEIHRSNVIMSCNWLVGRGKFDEVGEEDHLYVPPSGALAGKIYKTLMSQVTAGKKFGGMNEVDGVRFELKKSEIASLEKMGLVPMVKEYGKVMAFSAKTLFNGDNLGLQTYSVVRVFDFVTKVLMDFLNRRAFENFNANTRKDLMKQIIRFLDGITGPDKLIEDFNIRRFEQDPVQKDRIHLDIHLKPYFPAKNFLIKMEGQKGDDAADWDTTYEQDK
- a CDS encoding lytic transglycosylase domain-containing protein yields the protein MKRCYLTVLLVCCLLCTGMAQQIDFCGEVVPMERDFVSFRLMDVIKRNLRYQGYLPALRSKAEMFFPVIEPILQQYGVPLDFKYLPIVESGLTNATSPVGAQGVWQIMPGTAAELGLTVSAGYDERNHLIKATHAACRLIRTLHDQLNSWTLAAAAYNAGAGNISKNIRRQGSSDYYQLLLNNETAQYIYKIIAIKQLFESPELYMPGFGYNVFAKSGSTGSVFARPQTPLSGNVKDFNTIRINVGGKALPRKTTAVYAARLQNNAGFKDGELVSIRMLDNMQANGVYVGRDANLSGKGWIVSNRVYVDLGFGNAVVLCAADGKKGVPLDLLKTGGEVKLQSSEAHISTSLMNIRNGNVLADFSSSWSNNSSFR
- a CDS encoding AAA family ATPase, which gives rise to MTLSTLTIFSAELQSAIRIAKAIAKEHHHVQYAPAHLLRAAMHKEVGLAPVLHQMDIDVYYLEEWAEVRLDELPRTSRTVDEAEPDDAAAAVLQEALSIAQDTDKSETDAWCLLIALCTPGVGFSYEQLKSFPFTRDQLIAASRQGKNSQGGHQQHTAPSVKPASLKYVYRMTDPQLLQAYHPVIARDGDIRVLTEVLTRKDRASALIIGEGGVGKTSLVEGLAHAIARKQVPLQLQSSDLYALDYGTFIAGAAYKNELEDRLLQIIQQLKQTGRHILFIDNLHTLLDKQSGGGMANVIKASLGKGEIILIGTTTPEGFRKLIEPDAILRHRFETINLNEPDEAQAVRMIAAVMPVYESFYRLQVPSESVSEAIRLSRRYLKERCLPDSAINLLDRTMAGIRAMQDTGTPLLLTLKEELATLSSKDNLQPEDLHWFLRQMTERLGALLSGKLHMDAAISKMTDTAALQAALQQLLVQLEEVVSVQHTAVSPVDLATTIAGMTGIPLGKIQSQERERLVAMDLHLRKRVVGQDHALKTVADAILESRSGLSRPGQPIGSFFFLGPTGTGKTELAKSLADFLFQDERCMIRFDMSEFKEEHAAALLYGAPPGYVGYEEGGLLVNKIRQQPYAVVLFDEIEKAHPSVFDIFLQIMDEGKLHDRLGKTGDFSNALVLFTSNIGSDAIASSFQQGVIPPSQQLMELMARHFRPEFLGRLTEIVPFGPIQQENVEKIFDIHLQHLLHLLLQQQITLTVTPEARKHLAMMGYSPRYGARPLREVIRGQLRKPLSRMIIDGSLQKDMNVTLDLKDDKLDWSIN